In Paenibacillus larvae subsp. larvae, the following proteins share a genomic window:
- a CDS encoding histidine triad nucleotide-binding protein, translating into MDCIFCKIVSGDIPSKKVYEDKQVIAFHDIRPAAPVHILVIPKKHIASMNEVEEGDWGLIGAMHKAAQQIAREVGIADNGYRLINNCGKDGGQEVFHIHYHLLGERKCQRS; encoded by the coding sequence ATGGATTGTATTTTTTGCAAGATTGTTAGCGGTGATATTCCGTCCAAAAAAGTGTATGAAGATAAGCAGGTGATTGCCTTTCATGATATTCGGCCGGCAGCACCTGTACATATTCTGGTCATTCCCAAAAAACATATTGCTTCCATGAACGAGGTAGAAGAAGGAGATTGGGGTTTAATTGGAGCCATGCATAAAGCTGCTCAGCAAATTGCCCGGGAAGTCGGGATTGCAGACAACGGATACCGGCTTATAAACAACTGTGGAAAAGACGGCGGTCAGGAAGTATTCCACATCCACTACCACCT